The Desulfobacterales bacterium genome contains a region encoding:
- a CDS encoding caspase family protein produces the protein MLNRTLLIGILVLITTLITSGGIPVGQTKTQKRVALVIGNSDYESSPLTNPKNDAADISSKLKQLGFDVILIINANKRTIYKAIDEFGVKLKIADIGLFFYAGHGMQINGANYIIPIGAYITNENDVELEGVDVRRILGRMEVAENDVNLIFLDACRDNPFKRSFRSTAAGLAKMDAPKGTFIAFATSPDNVASDGNGRNSPFTKHLLANISQTNLPIENLLKEVRKGVLSDTNDMQMPWQSSSLTGDFYFVEKPDDKIVQASTTTKDTVSQESDSKSTEIITNFGQSQLTDKDLRYAKILFESGKKDKAISIINEKKSNTNDENLLMEITYLEILYELVANERDELEKYIAYYPASPFLKELEAEVAKRELIRKKIQEEKQRKIEIEKAEKEKIVQSYIEKYGKPEYEDNRFLLFRNGLVVNKETLDMWGKPISIGSKESLDIIHKILNYNFLNFSDWEISKLDKLKSINNYVKQFFPMIYKEKAAKFVAFSNYGLQQTSIYGTKSEQIWQELSNAQKIWSISPKFTENFEHYVSIGESDKNNWIIPYRNESAISEGKNFSYYSKNLSGDTCVQVTMAADWKTCRKYKYTDMRCFVYLYKNEQITNNSKFLKWISVGHKDYDDNEPSQIKICYLDNTIKIRVYAGASGSVPSINWGRMKMSSKSKWWDNKEVDFEIKNNRTLNIDVQLSNEKIYISEK, from the coding sequence ATGTTAAACCGCACATTATTGATTGGAATATTGGTATTGATAACAACTTTGATAACCAGTGGAGGTATTCCAGTAGGTCAAACAAAAACTCAAAAAAGAGTTGCTTTAGTTATTGGCAATAGTGACTATGAATCCTCACCTTTAACAAATCCTAAAAATGATGCAGCAGATATATCAAGTAAGTTAAAACAGCTTGGATTCGATGTCATCTTAATAATAAATGCAAATAAGCGTACTATATATAAAGCTATAGATGAGTTTGGGGTAAAATTAAAAATTGCAGATATTGGTTTATTTTTTTATGCAGGACATGGGATGCAGATTAATGGAGCAAATTATATAATCCCGATTGGTGCATATATAACTAATGAAAATGATGTTGAATTAGAAGGAGTAGATGTTAGGCGTATTTTGGGAAGAATGGAAGTAGCAGAAAATGATGTTAATTTAATATTTTTAGACGCGTGTCGTGACAATCCCTTCAAACGCAGTTTTCGTAGTACTGCTGCTGGGTTAGCCAAAATGGATGCACCTAAAGGAACTTTCATCGCTTTTGCAACTTCACCAGACAATGTGGCATCTGATGGAAATGGCCGCAATTCTCCATTCACAAAACATCTCTTAGCAAATATATCACAAACGAATTTACCAATTGAAAATTTATTAAAGGAAGTGCGTAAAGGTGTATTAAGCGATACTAATGATATGCAAATGCCATGGCAATCCTCGTCTTTAACAGGAGATTTTTATTTTGTTGAAAAACCGGATGATAAAATTGTACAAGCATCTACAACTACTAAAGATACTGTATCTCAAGAATCGGATAGTAAATCTACAGAAATTATAACTAATTTCGGGCAATCACAATTAACAGATAAAGATCTTAGATATGCTAAAATCTTGTTTGAAAGTGGAAAAAAAGACAAAGCCATTAGTATTATTAACGAGAAAAAATCAAATACAAATGATGAAAATCTTTTAATGGAAATTACTTACCTTGAAATTCTTTATGAACTTGTAGCAAATGAAAGAGATGAATTGGAAAAATATATTGCATATTATCCTGCTTCTCCATTTTTAAAAGAATTGGAAGCTGAGGTTGCTAAAAGAGAATTGATAAGAAAGAAAATTCAAGAGGAAAAACAGCGCAAAATCGAAATAGAAAAAGCTGAAAAAGAAAAAATTGTGCAATCATATATAGAAAAATATGGCAAACCTGAATATGAAGATAATCGTTTTCTGCTATTTCGTAATGGTTTAGTAGTTAATAAAGAAACATTAGATATGTGGGGAAAACCGATATCTATTGGTTCAAAAGAATCATTAGATATAATTCATAAGATTTTAAATTATAACTTTTTAAATTTTTCAGATTGGGAAATTTCAAAATTGGATAAATTAAAGTCAATAAATAATTATGTGAAGCAATTCTTCCCTATGATCTACAAAGAAAAAGCAGCAAAATTTGTTGCTTTTTCTAACTATGGTCTTCAGCAGACTTCTATATATGGTACAAAAAGTGAACAAATTTGGCAGGAGCTATCTAATGCGCAAAAAATTTGGTCTATATCCCCCAAGTTTACAGAAAATTTTGAACATTATGTCTCTATAGGCGAATCTGATAAAAATAATTGGATCATACCATACAGGAACGAAAGCGCTATTTCTGAGGGTAAGAATTTTTCATATTATTCAAAAAATTTATCGGGTGATACGTGTGTCCAAGTAACAATGGCAGCTGATTGGAAAACGTGTAGAAAATATAAATATACAGATATGAGGTGTTTTGTTTATCTTTATAAAAATGAACAGATTACAAATAATTCGAAATTTTTAAAATGGATATCAGTTGGACATAAGGACTATGATGACAATGAGCCAAGCCAGATAAAAATATGCTATTTAGATAATACTATAAAAATTAGGGTATATGCTGGTGCTAGCGGAAGCGTCCCTTCAATAAATTGGGGACGCATGAAAATGAGTTCAAAATCTAAATGGTGGGATAACAAAGAAGTTGACTTTGAGATTAAAAACAATCGAACATTGAACATAGATGTTCAATTATCAAACGAAAAGATTTATATTTCAGAAAAATAA
- a CDS encoding B12-binding domain-containing radical SAM protein, with protein MKVALIAPSYPLSEAPSPPLGLCYVASSCQEAGANVKIFDYIVRGYTQKKLIEELSAFKPDIVGAGSVTMNFKIAAEMIRTAKKYNPSIITMLGGCHVSFDIKNTLDLYPEVDIIVIGESEDTLKELIPVIHKKELWEGINGIAFRRNNEIIITNPRDFVADLDSLPIPSRHFLPMSRYQALGFPASIITSRGCPNKCIFCLGRKMVGYKVRYRSPKLIVDEIEDIMSYGITRINIADDIFTANKNRVKAFCNEIQKRQINFAWSAFSRVNTIDFETLEMMKNTGCDSVSFGIESGNPEMLKKIKKGITLDQARYASELCNKVGIIGYASFIIGLPGETQETLMETKSFAENLGIKYGYHMLAPFPGTALREEVEKYDIEILTNDWDLYDANRAIVQTSSLKAKELDNFMDGINNVFEKVWSELKEKYASGNASDYEKLLVEGNKRMNLIFKLLSEDILEEIAIKNNETNPVVQVASIIANITNLEENFVETVIQSLMDKGYIKNLNNGEIINWLWTHNNQSECV; from the coding sequence ATGAAAGTAGCACTTATTGCGCCATCTTATCCTCTTTCAGAAGCACCGTCACCTCCATTAGGCTTATGTTATGTAGCTTCATCCTGCCAAGAAGCAGGTGCTAATGTAAAAATTTTTGATTATATTGTCAGGGGTTATACTCAAAAAAAACTCATAGAAGAACTTAGCGCTTTCAAGCCCGATATAGTTGGAGCCGGCTCAGTTACAATGAATTTTAAAATTGCTGCGGAAATGATTAGAACCGCAAAAAAATATAATCCTTCTATAATTACAATGTTAGGGGGATGCCATGTATCATTTGATATAAAAAATACCCTTGATTTATATCCTGAAGTTGACATCATAGTTATCGGAGAAAGCGAAGACACTTTAAAAGAATTAATTCCAGTAATCCATAAAAAAGAATTATGGGAAGGTATCAATGGTATTGCTTTCAGGAGAAATAATGAAATTATAATCACAAATCCAAGGGATTTTGTAGCTGATCTTGACTCTTTGCCGATTCCATCAAGACATTTTCTTCCTATGTCAAGGTATCAAGCATTAGGATTTCCAGCCAGTATAATTACAAGCAGAGGATGCCCTAATAAATGCATATTTTGTCTTGGAAGAAAAATGGTTGGGTATAAAGTCAGATACAGATCTCCGAAACTGATAGTTGACGAAATAGAAGATATAATGTCCTATGGAATAACTCGGATAAATATTGCTGATGATATATTTACTGCAAATAAAAACAGAGTTAAAGCATTTTGTAATGAAATTCAAAAAAGACAAATTAACTTTGCATGGAGCGCATTTTCAAGGGTAAACACTATAGATTTTGAAACACTCGAAATGATGAAAAACACTGGTTGCGATTCAGTTAGTTTTGGAATTGAATCTGGAAATCCTGAAATGCTAAAAAAAATAAAAAAAGGAATAACCCTTGACCAAGCTCGTTATGCGTCTGAATTATGCAATAAAGTTGGAATAATAGGCTATGCTTCTTTTATTATTGGACTTCCTGGTGAAACTCAAGAAACCCTAATGGAAACAAAATCTTTTGCAGAAAATCTTGGTATTAAATATGGCTATCACATGCTCGCTCCATTTCCTGGAACAGCTTTAAGGGAAGAAGTAGAAAAATATGATATTGAAATTCTAACAAATGACTGGGATTTATACGATGCTAACAGAGCCATAGTTCAAACATCTTCTTTAAAAGCTAAAGAATTAGACAATTTTATGGATGGAATAAATAATGTTTTTGAAAAAGTATGGTCAGAATTGAAAGAAAAATATGCTTCAGGAAACGCTTCTGATTATGAAAAATTACTTGTGGAGGGCAATAAACGAATGAATCTAATATTTAAGCTTCTTTCTGAAGATATACTCGAAGAAATAGCTATAAAAAATAACGAAACAAATCCAGTTGTTCAAGTTGCTTCAATAATAGCAAACATAACTAACCTTGAAGAAAATTTTGTAGAAACAGTTATTCAAAGCCTTATGGATAAAGGTTATATAAAAAATTTAAACAATGGCGAAATTATAAACTGGTTATGGACGCATAATAATCAATCAGAGTGCGTCTAA
- the dapB gene encoding dihydrodipicolinate reductase, which produces MKPIQIMLNGIPGNVALNLAQHALVDKRLKIMPYSLTGPEITVVEFNIDSHKFKLLKPNDRKRAVKEIIDNYGHFIAVDYTHPSAVVSNAKFYCELEIPFVMGTTGGDRKLLEDIVLSSNIAAVIAPNMAKQVVGFQAMMEYAANSFPDIFKGYSLEIKESHQKGKADTSGTAKSMIKHFNKLGVDFTEDQIIKIRDPQVQKEALHIPEEYLDGHGWHTYTLTSNDGTAQFSFSHNINGRDIYAQGTIDAILYLQKKIELGITGKVYSMIDVLTSK; this is translated from the coding sequence ATGAAACCTATACAAATCATGCTAAATGGTATTCCAGGAAATGTCGCTTTAAACCTTGCTCAACATGCTCTTGTGGATAAAAGATTAAAAATTATGCCTTATTCCCTTACTGGTCCTGAAATCACTGTTGTAGAATTTAATATAGATTCCCATAAATTTAAACTTTTAAAGCCAAATGACAGAAAAAGAGCTGTTAAGGAAATAATCGATAATTATGGACATTTTATTGCTGTTGATTATACTCATCCATCTGCTGTGGTTTCAAACGCAAAATTCTATTGTGAACTTGAAATTCCTTTTGTAATGGGAACAACTGGAGGAGATAGAAAATTACTTGAAGACATAGTATTATCTTCAAACATAGCGGCAGTTATAGCCCCTAACATGGCAAAACAAGTTGTCGGTTTTCAGGCTATGATGGAATATGCGGCAAATAGCTTTCCAGATATTTTTAAAGGATACAGCCTTGAAATAAAAGAAAGTCATCAAAAAGGAAAAGCAGATACAAGCGGAACGGCAAAATCAATGATTAAGCATTTTAATAAGCTTGGTGTTGATTTTACTGAAGATCAAATAATAAAAATAAGGGATCCTCAAGTTCAAAAGGAAGCGCTTCATATTCCAGAAGAATATTTAGATGGACATGGATGGCATACATATACATTAACGTCAAATGATGGAACAGCTCAATTTAGTTTTTCCCATAACATCAATGGTCGAGACATTTACGCTCAAGGAACTATCGATGCTATTTTGTATTTACAAAAAAAAATAGAATTAGGAATAACTGGAAAAGTTTATTCAATGATCGATGTTTTAACAAGTAAATAA
- a CDS encoding response regulator, translating into MNKNNKILIIDDDISPLEGHIRLLQTEGYIVKTAETGEDGLQLVIKEKPELVILDVVLPDEDGYEICKQIKFLPDFQAPYIKEKPELDVLDVVFSGMDDYEICKQIKFLPDFQSPYIVMFSAQEIDTESQIRGFEAGADDYLTKPIDRKQLSARIKAIFRTINAEKERENLKTQLAQYKKMEAIGTLAGGIAHEFNNLLFIIMGNVEMLIRKANSGDEHLLKVLKDIYSTTNRGADLIKSLLTFSRKIDHKKEQFYLNEIIEKILSMLEKLIQRTILIESDLANDLYKINAAINLTEQVLLNLCMNAQDAMPNGGKLIIKTQNIEIYESDNNKYPDMKVGSYVLLVVSDNGCGIDKSIQDRIFDPFFSTKEVGKGTGLGLSTVYGFVKAHNGYIFCESEFGHGTTFKLYLPAFTGAKEYIT; encoded by the coding sequence ATGAATAAAAACAATAAAATTTTGATTATTGATGATGACATCAGTCCACTTGAGGGTCATATTCGTCTTTTACAGACAGAGGGTTATATCGTTAAAACAGCTGAAACTGGTGAAGATGGATTACAACTTGTCATCAAAGAGAAACCAGAACTGGTCATACTTGATGTAGTTCTTCCAGATGAGGATGGTTATGAAATTTGTAAACAAATAAAATTTTTACCAGATTTTCAAGCACCATACATAAAAGAGAAACCAGAACTGGACGTACTTGATGTAGTTTTTTCAGGCATGGATGATTATGAAATTTGTAAACAAATAAAATTTTTACCAGATTTTCAATCACCATACATAGTAATGTTTTCTGCGCAAGAAATAGACACAGAGAGTCAGATAAGAGGTTTTGAGGCCGGAGCCGACGACTATCTTACAAAACCAATTGATAGAAAGCAGTTGTCTGCAAGAATAAAAGCCATATTCCGAACCATTAATGCTGAAAAAGAGAGGGAAAATTTAAAAACTCAACTCGCTCAATACAAAAAAATGGAAGCTATCGGAACTTTGGCTGGAGGTATAGCTCATGAATTTAACAATTTATTATTTATAATCATGGGTAATGTTGAAATGTTAATAAGAAAGGCTAATTCAGGCGATGAACATTTACTGAAAGTATTGAAGGATATTTATAGCACAACAAATAGAGGAGCTGATCTGATAAAAAGTCTTTTAACATTCAGCCGAAAAATTGACCATAAAAAAGAGCAATTTTATCTGAATGAAATCATAGAAAAAATTTTAAGTATGTTGGAAAAATTAATTCAACGAACTATTTTAATTGAGTCTGACCTCGCGAATGATTTATACAAAATTAATGCGGCTATAAATCTGACAGAACAAGTTTTACTAAATTTATGCATGAATGCTCAAGATGCAATGCCAAATGGCGGTAAATTGATTATTAAAACACAAAATATCGAAATTTATGAATCAGATAACAATAAATATCCTGATATGAAAGTAGGTAGTTATGTGCTGTTAGTCGTTTCAGACAATGGTTGTGGAATAGATAAAAGCATACAAGATCGTATCTTTGATCCATTTTTTTCTACCAAAGAAGTGGGTAAAGGCACAGGACTTGGATTGTCCACAGTTTACGGTTTTGTAAAAGCACATAATGGATATATTTTTTGTGAAAGTGAGTTTGGTCATGGAACAACTTTTAAATTATATTTGCCAGCTTTCACTGGCGCAAAAGAATATATAACCTAG
- a CDS encoding phosphotransferase has protein sequence MKALILAAGFGTRLLPYTNITPKPLFTIDSQPLLDITIFKLIDAGFSSIIINTHHLNHEIELFLKNKSYPIPVSTKHEPIPLGTIGPIKNVSDFWDDSPFMVINSDILTDINLKKVYDFHISNSYPITLVIHDYPEFNNVSIDKDNFIAGFHDYQPDCSHLAFTGIQVISPIILDYIPPNQFSDTVDIYKNLLSKGLKIKAYIAKKNHYWKDIGSPKSYKDTIFEKMAPNAFKQAFTNYSSDKIEIIKLKGDGSDRIWSRLISDKKSLIMVDHDIKVNKGISEADSFVSIGKHLYSKNVAVPKIYLYDAFAGIAFLEDLGDINLQDLVLNSKNQEEIISYYRSVIDSFVKMFYLGAENFHPSFTFQTYKYTKEMILEKECKYFFDAFIGKYLGKNLNFKELEEDFNYIADKAIEYSIMGFMHRDLQSRNIMFKDDRFYFIDFQSGRLGPIQYDMASLLIDPYVKLQNNLQNLLKNYCYNCLLKYTAVDKDIFDKGFKYCSITRNLQILGAFGYLSKVKNKTYFENYIPYAFSTLKTAILKTEKNEVPYLKKVIEEL, from the coding sequence ATGAAAGCATTAATTCTTGCAGCAGGATTTGGAACAAGGTTACTTCCTTATACAAACATAACACCTAAGCCATTATTTACTATTGATAGCCAGCCATTGCTTGATATAACTATTTTCAAGCTTATCGATGCTGGCTTTTCAAGCATAATTATAAATACCCATCATCTTAACCATGAAATTGAATTATTTCTTAAAAACAAAAGCTACCCTATCCCTGTATCCACAAAACATGAACCAATTCCCCTTGGAACAATAGGGCCTATAAAAAATGTTTCTGATTTTTGGGATGATTCTCCATTTATGGTTATAAACAGCGATATACTTACAGATATTAATCTTAAAAAAGTTTATGATTTTCATATAAGTAACAGCTACCCTATAACATTAGTAATACATGATTATCCTGAATTTAATAATGTTTCCATTGATAAAGATAATTTTATAGCAGGATTTCATGATTATCAGCCAGATTGCTCTCATCTTGCATTTACTGGTATACAAGTAATTAGCCCTATTATTCTTGATTATATACCGCCTAACCAATTTTCTGATACTGTTGATATTTATAAAAACTTATTATCTAAAGGGCTTAAAATTAAAGCTTACATAGCAAAAAAAAACCATTACTGGAAAGATATAGGCTCTCCTAAAAGTTATAAAGATACTATATTTGAAAAAATGGCTCCAAATGCATTTAAACAAGCTTTTACGAATTATAGTTCTGATAAAATTGAAATCATAAAATTAAAAGGAGATGGTTCTGATAGAATTTGGTCGAGGCTTATATCCGATAAAAAAAGCCTAATTATGGTTGATCATGATATAAAAGTAAATAAAGGTATATCTGAAGCAGATTCCTTTGTATCAATTGGAAAGCACTTATACAGTAAAAATGTAGCTGTTCCTAAAATCTATCTTTATGACGCATTTGCTGGAATAGCTTTTCTTGAAGATTTAGGCGATATTAATCTTCAAGATTTAGTTTTAAATTCCAAAAATCAAGAAGAGATCATATCTTATTACCGATCAGTTATAGATTCCTTTGTAAAGATGTTCTATTTGGGAGCTGAAAATTTTCATCCGTCATTCACTTTTCAAACCTATAAATACACAAAGGAAATGATATTAGAAAAGGAATGTAAATATTTTTTTGATGCTTTTATCGGAAAATATTTAGGAAAAAATTTAAATTTTAAAGAATTAGAAGAAGATTTTAATTATATAGCAGATAAAGCTATTGAATATTCAATCATGGGTTTTATGCATAGAGATCTTCAGTCAAGAAATATAATGTTCAAAGACGATCGATTTTATTTTATAGATTTTCAATCAGGAAGATTAGGGCCTATTCAATATGATATGGCGTCTCTTTTAATCGACCCGTATGTAAAGCTCCAAAACAATTTGCAGAATCTGCTAAAAAATTATTGTTATAATTGTCTTTTAAAATATACGGCTGTTGATAAAGATATTTTTGATAAAGGCTTTAAATACTGCTCAATTACAAGAAATCTACAAATACTTGGTGCATTTGGATATCTAAGCAAAGTAAAAAATAAAACATATTTTGAAAATTATATTCCGTATGCTTTTTCAACATTAAAAACGGCTATTTTAAAGACAGAAAAAAATGAAGTTCCATATTTAAAAAAAGTTATTGAGGAGCTTTAA